The following nucleotide sequence is from Dyella sp. BiH032.
CCAGCGCGAACACGAACGGCGTCTGCCACATGCGCACGGGCTTGCCCTTCTCCAGCCAGTCGCGGCACTTCAGCTCCGCATAGCGCAACACCTTGATCTGCTTCTCCGGCAGGCTGGGGTTGTTCTCGTGGTTGAAACGCGCTTGGAAAGTGACCGAGGGGCCGTCGAAGCGCAGCGATTCGTGCACGCGCACGTCCGCCCAGCGGGCGCGGTCGCGGTGGTAGAGGCGGGCCATCTTCTCGCCCATGGAGGGCAGGTAGAAGCGCATCGGCGCGCCCATGTAGATGGTGGCGCGGCGCAGGTAGGCGGCGCAGGCGTCGCTGGCCATCAGCGCCGGGAGCTTCGCAACCATTTCCTCGGCCAGGGCCGGGGTGAGGTATTCGTCCGCGTCCAGCGCCAGGATCCAGTCGTGGTTGCACTGCGTGGTGGCGAAGTTGCGCTGCGGGCCGAAGCCCAGCCACTCCTGGTGCACCACCCGGGCCCCGTGGGCCTGGGCGATCGCCACCGTGTCGTCGGTGCTGCCGCTGTCGATCACGACCTTCTCGGCGGCAAACGGCACGCTGTCCAGGCAACGGGCAATGTTCTTCGCCTCGTTGTAGGTCATGACGACGAGGGTGAGCGGGAGAGTTTGCATCGCGCAATATTGCCTGATGCGTTCCGAAAATTTAACCGGCTATTGAGCGCCGGCGATCCCGTATGGCTGAAATGAAGGCGCTTCATAAAACGGGGCGCCTTGCTATCAGGGCGGATCTCAATAATGGGTAGAGCCTAGCCTTGGCAGGCAGACGGCGATCGAAACGATTCGGACCACCGCGCCTTTTTGGCGATTGGAGTCTTAATTCAAGGTCCGAACTATCGGCTTGGGGTTATGCGGCTCCATCGATGGATTCCGGACGCCGATATTCAATGAGATCGCTTTTTTTAATTTCGCTGGATAATCAGGCGTGGATTTCCACGCCAGGCTACTGGCGCCGAACGCGAGAAGATTTCGTTCCAAAAGCTCCTCCGCTCGTCGATCGCCGTTACGGGCATTTATCCGCGCCCGGCAACGCCCCGACAGGCAGACGTCAGCCTCGGGCACCAGAATCAGAAATGGGAACAAGAGCGCAGGCTGCGGTTGGGGGCTTGCCTTCGCGCGCCGTTGGCCTTGGGGAAAGCGCCGATGCTGCTGCAGCCGATCACTCGTTTATCGGCTGCCTACGGGGTACCTCTGGAGCGAAGTAGGGGCGCTCGACTCGACGACGGCGGCCATGGCATCGAGCGATCGAAAAATCCAACGAGTCACCTCGGGGTCAGGCGGCTTCAAAGAATTTGCCCCCAATCGTCATGGATTGCTGGCGCTTTGTTGTAGACGAATGAGTAGCGGCGCTCTTGGCGGGGCCGAATGACGAGGGTGGCGCATGGCGGGTGGCGTGACGGGGACGACAGCGATGGATGACCGGCGTCCGCTGGTGATGGGTGCGGCGGCTGGTTACGAACCCGGCAAAGTCCGGCTGTTCTTGCAGAGCCTGGTGGCGACGGGGTTTCAGGGAACCCTGGTGTTCTTCATCTATCGCAGCCAGGAGACGGCTACGCGCGAGCTGGTGCGAAAGTATGCGCCGGGATTGGACGTAGAACTGGTCAAGATCCGCGGCATCCGTGAGCACGCCAAACTCGTGCGCTCCTGCATCAAGCGGCTTTTCGCCATGATGCCGGCCGAGTCCATACCTTCGCTCAAGCGCCGCCTGCTGCGGTTCCAGGGCATGCCTCATGTGACCCGCTATTTCCATTACGCCGACTACCTGGCCAAGCACGATGCTTTCTCCAGGGTGCTCCTGAGCGATGTGCGCGACGTAGTGTTCCAGTCCGATCCCTTTTTGGGATGGAGTAGCGGGCTTTACTTGGGCATGGAAAATCCCGCGCTGACGATTGCGACCGAGCCCTTCGACAGAGAATGGATCATGGACGCTTACGGCGAGGCGATGCTGGCGCGCATCGGCAGTCAACAGGTGTCATGTTCGGGCGTTACCTTCGGCGATGTGAATTCCATCAAAAAATATATCGATCAGATCCTGGCCGAGACCCTGTGGCAGCCGTTCAGCAAGATGAAGACGCGAATTTACGATCAGGCGTTTCACAACAAATTGCTGCACGAAGGCGAGCTGGCGGACGTGCACCTTTGCCAGCCGCTCCGTTCGCCTATCGCCACCCTGGGATGCCTGGACCCGGCCGCGTTCACGCTGGCGGACGGATTTCTGCTCAATGAGGATGGCCGCCCCGCCCCGATCGTCCATCAATATGACCGCCACTCTGTACTGGTAAAGGCATTCGAGCAGAGAATGCCCGCCTGAGGACCCGCTCCTCGGAAGGCGCGGACCGTCGTCCGCGGTTACGGCCGTGAATGGCCGCAAGAACCGACAGATCCATGCCCAAACCCCACGCCCCGACAGTCTCTCTGCTGATTTCCACTTACAACTGGAAAGAGGCACTCGAATTGGTTCTGCGCAGCGCTGCCGCGCAAAGTCGTCTGCCTGACGAAGTGATCGTGATGGACGATGGTTCGCGCGAGGACACGGCTGAACTGTTGCGACGCGTCGCCAAGGGGTTCCCCGTGCCGCTGCGCCATGTATGGCAACCGGACGAGGGGTTCCGCAAGGCGCGCATCCTCAACCGGGCGATCGCGGCAGCGCGCGGCGAATATCTGATCCAGCTCGATGGCGACATGATCATGCACCGGCATTTCGTGGCCGATCACCTGGCGCTCGCCGCCCCGGGGCGGTTCCTGCAGGGAACGCGTATCCGTACCACGGTGGCCGAGACGGCTCGGTTGCTCGCCGGTGGCGAGCCGCGGTTCGGCTGGTTCGTGGATGCCTATTTCCGGGATGACGGCGACCGCAGCACATACCATTTCGGGCGCCGCCACCACACCTTGCGCGTCCCCTGGCTGGCGCGCATCAAGAGCCGGTCCAGCGGCCACCCGATGGGGTGCAACGTAAGCTTCTGGCGCGAGGACCTGCTCCGCGTCAACGGTTACGACGAGCGCATGCACGGATATGGCAGCGAGGATCTCGAGATCGATATCCGCCTTCGCCATGCCGGGCTGCGCCGTTGCCAGATCAAATTCGCGGCGCTGGCACTGCATCTGGAGCATCCGAGCGTCGCGCCGCCCGACCCCAGCGACCCGTCCCTGCCCAACAACCGGCTCTTGTACGCGAGCCGCGACGACAGGCTCGTGCGTACCGCCCACGGCCTGGAAGCCCACTTGCCCGATTTTCGCGAACCCCCGCCCGACCTGCGCGATGCCACGGGACGCTTGGGATGAAGAGCGGACGTCCGTTAGTCCCGAAGGCCGTGGGCGCGCCCGCGGCACCGCGCGAGGATGCGCTTGAACGATGGCTTCACTGGCTGGTGTTCGCTGGCTTGGCGTGGCTGATCGTGGGCCTGGCCATCATGCCGTCCGGTGCCTCCTTCAATCCCGGGCGCTGGTACCAGCGCATCCTGGCGCTCACTCTGTATCTGCCCACGCTGGTGCTGCTGGTCAGGCACCCGCGGAACTGGCTGGATTTCTGGCGCCGGCCATTGATGCCCGCGGCGGTGCTGCTGTTGGCCTGGGGTTCGCTTTCCCTGCTGTGGGGGCATGCCGACCGGCCGGCCGATGAGGTGGCGAGAAACCTGAGCATCCTGCTTTTTCTTCTGGGCTGGCAGCAGGTGCTGGAAGGGGACCGTGAGCGCACGCGCTGGCTGCTGCTGGGGTGCGGGCTTGCCTTTGCGGTGGTGGCGATTCCAGCCATCGCCTGGGGGCTCATGTATCCGCCGAGCGACGGCCGGTTGGTGGGCTTTGGCGTGATGGCCAACGCAAACCTGGCCGCAGGCGCCATGGGCGCGGCGCTGGTCTGGCTATGGCCGTGGGCACCGGAAGGCCGGGGGCAGTTGGCGCTCAAATGGGGGGCGCTCAGCGTGCTCGCCCTGTTCGTGCTGTTGACCGAGGCACGAAGCGCGCTGGGTGCCCTGTTCTGTGCCCTGGTCGGGATGATCGTGGCGCGCGGCGGCAAGCGAGCCTACGGGTACGCGCTGGCGGTCGCCCTGCTTGGCGTGGTCGGCTTCGTGGTCGGCCTGCCCATGCTGATGGAGCGCGGCTGGTCGCTGCGCCCGGAGATATTCGCGCAGTCGATGAGCCTGTTCCTGCAACACCCTTGGCTGGGGCATGGCCAGGGGACTCCGTTCCAGCTTCATGCCGGCACCGAGACCCTCACCCATGCCCATAACCTCTTCACCCAACTGGCGATCGAGCTGGGCACGCCCGGCGTGCTGCTGTGGACGGGCCTGTGGCTGGCACTCGCCTGGCGGGCTTGGCGACACCGCCGGGAGGACCTGGCCCAGGTCGTCCTGGGGCTTTGGATTTTCGGCACCGTGCTGGTCCAGTTCGACTTGCCTTATCTGCTCGATAGCCCTCGTCCCGGCTGGCTGTTCACCTGGTTGCCGCTGGCGGCGAGCATGGCCCTGGGGCGTGACGCTCCGCGGAAGGAGACCGCCGGCTTATGAGCGTTTCGCTCGTGGTGCTTACCTACAACTGGCCGGAAGCGCTCACGCGGGTACTGGACACCGTCGCCGCCCAGCGCCGGCTGCCGGACGAAGTCATCGTCGCGGATGACGGATCCGGACCGCAGACGGCGGCGGTCATCGCGGCCAGGGAGGGGGCTTTTCCCGTGCCTCTGCGCCACGTCTGGCAGGAAGACCGGGGGTTTCGCGCAGCGCGCGCCCGCAACCGGGGTTTTGCGGCGGCGAAAGGCGATTACGTGGTACTGATCGACGGGGACATGTTGCTGCATCCGTCGTTCATCGCCGACCACCTGATGCTGGCGGAGCAGGGTTACTTTCTCCAGGGCGGTCGCCTCAAGGCCAACGGCGAGGAGAGCGCCCGCCTGCTGGCCGGCGGTTCGCCGGTTTTCGCGCCCTGGTTGCACGGCAACTTCCACGAGTTCGACGGGACGCGCCGCCTCTATGCGTTCCGCCAGCCGCTGCTCGCGCGCTGGAAAGCACGTGCCCGCCGCGGTGGGCGCGTCATGAGCTGCAATATGAGTTTCTGGCGCGAGGATCTGCTGCGCGTCAACGGCTTCGACGAACGCATGGAGGGTTACGGCGCCGAGGACCGCGAGCTGGCCGCGCGGCTGGAAAACGCCGGTGTCCGCCGGCGCCAGCTCAAGTGGGCCGCCTTGGCGGTGCACCTGGAGCACCGGTCGCGGGCACAACCGGACGTGGACGACCCCACCCTACCCAACAACCGGCTGTTCCGTCAGACCATCGAACAGCGCATCACGCGCTGCGAGCTGGGCATCGACCGCCATCTGGCCGAATTCGCGGAACAGCGGGCCGGAACAAACGCGCTGCAGGCACCGACCGGGTCATCCGCTAGTGTCTGACGCACCCTCTCCGGAGTCTGCGTGAAAGTTCTTTGCACCAATTTCCACACCGGCGACGGCGGCGGACATACCACGTACCTGCGCTGGCTCGCGGCCGGCTTGCGCGAGCGCCACGAGATCCACATAGCCGCGCCGCCGGGAAGCCGCCTTAACGAAGAGGCGAGGCGCATCGAGGGTGTGACGGTGTTGGACCAGCCGTTCCCGAACGGCTTGAACAAGTTCGCGGCCCGCGCCGCGGCGCGGCGTCAGCTGGCGGCCTACCTGCGCGAGCATCGCTTCGACCTGATCCACGTTAACGGATCGGCCGACCACCGGCTCGTCCTGGCTGCCCTGCCCGACCCGCGTCCGCGCATTGTGCTCACCAAGCACAACTCCAAGCCGATGACGGGCCTGGGGCATTGGTGGCGGGCCAGGCAGACCGACGCGGTGATCGCCGTGTGCGAGTACACGCGTCGGCAGCTCGCTCAAACCGCGTATCGGCGTTGTCTGCTTGCCACGGTCTACAACGGCGTCGATCTCGACCGGTACCGTCCTTGCCCAGCCGACGAGGCCGGCGCCGTGCGCGCGCACTGGGCCGGCGATCGGCAGGACGTCCTCATGCTCGGCAGCAATGCCGGCACGGCGGACTACAAGGGTTGGATGGACCTGGCCGAAGCGTTGCAATGGCTCGAACCGCAGGAGCGGCGCCGGTTGCGCGTGCTGGTGGCGGGCGTGCCGCCCAAGGCATCGGTGCGTGAGCGCATCGCCGGCATGGGCCTGGCGGAGACGGTGGTGTTTCCGGGCCTGCTGTCCGACGTGCGGCCGCTGGTGGCGGCGTTCGATGCCGGCTTCGTGCTCTCCTGGGACGTGGAGACCATCTCCTTCGCCTGCCGCGAAATGATGGCGATGGGCAAGCCGGTGCTGGTCAGCGATTACGCGGGCTTGCCGGAGAACATCCGCCCTGGCGAAGACGGTTGGGTGGTACCGGTACGGGATCGCGACGCGATCGCCGCGCAGATCCGGCAGCTACTGGCCGAGCGCGATCGCCTGCCGGCGATGGGCCGTGCCGCCCATGCTCATGCCCAGGCGGAGTTCGGCCTGGCGGCGTTCATCGAGCGCACCGAGGCGGTCTACCGGCAACTGCTGGGCTGAGCGCGGCGCGCCTTATTCCAGCGCGGCCGCCGGCACGCGGTCGACGTCCTCGCCGGGAACGCAGCCCGGAATCACCGCGTCCGCCTTGAACAGCCACCACTCGCGGCGGTTGGCATGGCCCAGGCTGATGGCCTTGCTGCGGTCGACGCACTTGTCCATCACGCCGTCCAGCGCGAACAGCCAGCGCCGAGCCGGCTCCTGCGCCTGCCACTTCACCGCTGCGGCGTACTGCTCGTGCCAGGGCACGGTGAAGCCGAAATCGGTGGCAGGGCGGTCGAGCATGAGCAGGTTCTGCTCCTTCCATGCCACCAGACCCAGTTCGTCGCCGGCGGGCACGCGCTCGCGCACGTCCTGCATCACGCCGGCGGCGGAGCTGGAATCGTTGAGCAGCGGATAGGCCCACAGGCTCCAGGCCAGCCACATGGCGGCCATGCCGCCGCAGACGGCCCACACGGCACGGCGCAGACGCAGGGCGGCGATCAGTAGCAGCTGTACGGCGCCGATCGCGACGAACATCCACCACAGCGCATGGCCACCGTCCTCGAAGCCGCGCGCGGTGGCGAATTCCGTGGCGAATTTCGGGTGCGCGGCGAGCGCGTAGGCGCCGACGCCGAGCATGGCTGCGCCCATCGCGCCGATGAACAGCAGGCCCGCGAGCCGCAGCCAGCGCTTCTGTAGCAGTTCGCCAAGGAACGGGCCGGTGATCAGCGCGACCATCGGCAGCGCCGGCATGATGTAGACGTCGCGCTTGCCTTTCGGAATGGCGAAAAAGATCAGGATCAGGATCACCCAGCCCAGCGGCAGCAGGATGCGCGCGTCCTTCGCTTTCAGGCGCTGCCACCAGCGCGGCAGCGTGCCCGGATAAGTCAGCGACAGCGGCAGCCAGCTGAAGAGGACGATCGGCACGTAGTAGAACGGCGAATGGTGATGGTCCCAGGACTTGCTGTAGCGGCCCGCCGTCTGGTGGAACAGGATGTCGTTGACGTACGCGGCGTAGGCCGGGTCGCCCGCGTGCGCCTTCGCGCCCAGCAGCATCGGCACCAGCCATAGCGCGATCGCCGCGAGCAGCGCCACCAGGCCCAGCGGCCAACGCCACCACGCACCGGGACCCATGCGGGACACACCGTCCCACTGCCCGCGCCAGGCGACCAGGTAAGGCACCAGCATGAACAGCGCGAGCACGCCCACGCCCTTGGTGATGACGCCGAGGCCGGCACAGAAGCAGCCGAACCAGAACGCGCGCCAGTGGGGGCCTTTCAGCAGGTGCAGCAGCAGGCTCCAGTTGGCGGCAGTGATGTAGAACATCACCAGCGGGTCGATCTGTGCGCGTTTGACCTGGTAGACGAACTGAAAGCTCACCAGTAGCGCCGCGGCCGCGTACAAGCCGGCTTGCCGGTTCCACAGGCGCCGGCCCAGGTCGTACACCAGCAGCAGCGTGCCCAGCGCGGCGAGCAGCGACGGCAGCAGGAAGGCGATGCGCCAGCTGCCGGTGATCGCAAAGCTGGCCGCTTCCGTCCACATCAGCATCGGCGGCTTGTCCGAATACAGCTCGCTGCCGCGATGCGGGAACAGCCAGTCGCCGCTTTCGACCATCTGCTTGGCGGCCAGCGTGAAGCGCGGCTCGTCCGAGGGCCAGGGATCGCGCAGGCCGATGCCGGCGCCGATCACGACCGCGGCGAAGATCAGCAGCAGCCAGAAATAGCGGCGTTCCTGGGAGGTGGCGTGCGAGGCAACGGACATGCGTGAGTTCCGGCGGCAGGGCCGCGACTGCGTGGCAATTCGAAGAAACGTGCGGGGCCCGGCGCCGGCCAGGCGCGATCAGGCCCGTTCGAGCACGGCATAGTACATGCCGTCGAGGTCTCCATCCCCGGGAAGCAGCTGCCAGCCCACGGATGCCGCCTGTCCGGCGGGCAGCGTGAAGGCGGCGGCGCGCGCATCGGGGCGGTCGGCGAGGAAGGCTTGCACCACGGCTTCGTTCTCCGACTTGAGCAGCGAGCAGGTCACATAGACGAGACGGCCGCCGGAGGCGAGCAGAGGCCACAGCGCATCGAGAATGCGCCGCTGCTGGGCAGCCAGCGCCGGGACGTCGCTCTCGCGGCGATGCAGGCGTACGTCGGGCCGGCGGCGCAGCACGCCGGTGGCGGAGCACGGCGCGTCGATCAGGATGCGGTCGAACGGACGGCCATCCCACCACGCGTCGGGCTGGCCGGCGTCGCCGACGATCAGCTCGGCCGACAGGCCGAGACGTTCGACATTCTGGCGGATGCGCGTGGCACGTCTGGCGTCGAACTCGACCGCGGTGAGGGCGAGGTCCGCACGCTCGAGCAAGTGGCAGGCTTTGCCGCCCGGGGCGGCACAGGCGTCGAGGACGCGGATGCCGTCGCGGACCTCGGCCAGGTCGGCAGCGATCTGGGCGGCACCGTCCTGTACGGCAAACAGGCCTTCGGCGAAACCCGGCATGCGGGTGACGTCCGTGCTGTGCGGCAGGACGATGCCGTCGGCGAGCCACGGATGCGGCTCGGCGGCGTAGCCGGCGGCGCGCAGCGGGGCGAGGAAGGCATCGCGGGTAGTGCGGCGCCGGTTGGCGCGCAGCATCAGCGGCGGCTCGAGGTTGTCGGCGGCCATGACTGCGTCCGCCTGTGCCGGCCAATCGCGGGCGATGGCCTTGGCCAGCCAGGCGGGATGGGCGTGACGGGTCTGCGGCTTGGCGTCCAGGGCCGCGAGCAGCTCGGTACGCTCGCGCTGCCAGCGCCGCAGGAGCGCGTTCACCAGCCCGGCCAGGCGCGGCCGCTGCAGCGCGCGCGCGGCCTGCACCGTGGCGGCGACGGCTGCATAGTCGGGGAGCTGCAGGATTTCCAGCTGCACCAGACCCAGGACGAGCAGCGCGTGCACGGCCGGCTCCTTCTGGCGCAGCGGCTTGTCGAGCAGGCGATCGAGCGCGGGGTCGAAGCGCAGCCACCAGCGCGCGCCGTCGTTGAGCAGGGCCGTGAACAGGGCGCGGTCGCGCGGATCGGCCAGCCGCGGCGCATGGCGCTCGGCGGCATCGCGCAGCGAGGCGCCGCGCAGGGCCACTTCGGCGAGGGCTTGCGCGGCGAGGGCACGGGTATCGGTCATCGGGGAGAGCGTAGGTCGGGACGGGCGTTGAGGTAGTCGGCCGCGCCAATGCGCTTGCCGCCCGCCCGCTGCAGCGCGGTCACCCGCAGCGCACCCTGGCCGCAGGCGATCTCGATGCCGTCGCGACCGGCGGACAGCACGCTGCCGGGCGCGGCATGGTGGTCGCGCTCGATGGCTTCCGCCGCCCAGATGCGCAGGCTCTCGCCGGCGATCTCGCCTTCGGCCACGGGCCAGGGATCGAAGGCGCGCACTTGGCGTTCGAGGGCGAGGGCGTCGCGCTGGAAGTCCAGCTTCGCCTCGGCCTTGTCCAGCTTGTGCGCGTAGGTGACGCCCTCGTCCGGCTGGGCTTGGGGAATGAGGGCATCGCCGGCCATGACGCGGCGCAGACCGTCGGCCAGGACCTCGGCACCGAGTGCGGAAAGGCGGTCGTGCAGGGTGCCGCCGGTGTCGTCGCGACCGATCGGTGTGCGGCGTTCCAGCAGCACCGGGCCGGTATCCAGGCCGGCTTCCATCTGCATCAGGTCCACGCCGCTTTCGGCATCGCCGGCGAGGATCGCGCGCTGGATCGGCGCAGCGCCGCGCCAGCGCGGCAGCAGGCTGGCATGTACGTTCCAGCAGCCCAGGCGCGGCAGGGCCAGCACCTTGCGCGGCAGGATCAGGCCGTAGGCGACCACCACCATCAGATCCGGCCGGAAGGCGGCGAGCGTGTCGCGCGCTTCCTGGCTCTTCAGCGACTCGGGTTGCTCCACCGGGATGCCGGCGGCCAGCGCGGCCTGCTTCACCGGGCTGGGGGTGAGCTTGCGGCCGCGTCCTGCGGGGCGGTCGGGCTGGGTATAGACGGCCACCACCTCGGCGCCGCTGGCGCGGCAGGCTTCCAGGCAGGGGACGGAGAACTCGGGCGTGCCGGCGAAGACGACGCGCAGGGGCGCGCCCATCAAGCGGTGGCCGCCTGCTTGCGCTGCTTCTCCAGGCGCTTGAGCAGCATGGAGCGCTTCAGGGGCGACAGGTAATCGACGAAAACCTTGCCGGCCAGGTGGTCCATCTCGTGCTGGATGCACACGGCCAGCGGGCCTTCGAATTCCCGGACGATCTCGTTGCCGTCCACGTCCTGGGCCTTGACCTTGATCTTCAGCGCGCGGGTCACGTCGGCATAGATGCCGGGGAAGGACAGGCAGCCTTCCTGGTATACCTGGGCGCCGTCCTTCTCGAGGATCTCGGCATTGATCAGCGCCAGGGGCTCGTTGCGCTCGTCGCTCATGTCGGCCACCAGGACGCGCTGGTGCACGTTCACCTGGGTGGCGGCCAGGCCCACGCCGTTGGCGGCGTACATGGTTTCGAACATGTCCGCCACGAACTGTTTCAGCTCGGCGTCGAACACGCGGACGGGCTCCGCCTTGGTACGCAGCCGGGGATCGGGGAACTCGAGAATGGTCAGGGTCGACATGCAAATCACCTCGGCGCCAAAAATGCGGCCGAATCGGTGAAAACCCAGCCCAGGCGCGATCTAGAATGAACCTCATTGTACGCCGGCAACCCCCCGTCTGGCAGACGAATTTGCCAACTGGCTCTGGTTGCGGGCGCTGAACCTTCGGTTACACTCCTCCGAGCATCGGGGGATGGGGGATTCCCGTTTATGATCAGAAAGTCCATCGGGCTGCTGGCCGGCATGCTGGTCACGGTTGCCGTGTACGCCGCTGGCGCCCAATTGCGTGCCGACCATCCCGATTCCTACACCGTGCGCAAAGGCGACACGCTGTGGAGCATCTCGGCGCGTTTCCTCTCCAAGCCCTGGTTGTGGCCGGAAATCTGGCAGGCCAATCCGCAGGTGCAGAACCCGCACCTGATCTATCCGGGCGACGTGCTCAACCTCTCCTTCATCAACGGTCCACGCCTCGGCCTGCAGCCGCGCGTGCGCGCCGAGGGTGAGCCGATCCCGGCGATTCCGCTGTCCGAGCTGCGCATGTTCCTGAAGGAAACGCGCGTGATGGACTCCAACGAAGTCAACGACTCGCCTTACGTGGTCGGCTTCGAGGAAGCGCGTCTGCGCGGCACGATCGGGCAGAACGTCTACGTGCGCAACCTGAAGGGCGACCCGGGCCAGCGTTGGGCGATCGTCCGTCCCACGCACGTGTTCCGCGGCTTCAACGAGGATGACCGCAGCGAGCCTTACGGCCTGGTCGGTCACGATCTCGATAGCGACGTTTCCATGGTCAACGGCCCCTGGAAGGAAGACTTCCGCGAGGACCATCACTACGGCCGCGGCAAGGACCTCGGCGTGGAAGTGACGGTGATCGGTACGGCCGAGACGCTGCGCACGGGCGATCCGTCCACGCTGCTCCTGCTGGATTCCACGCAGGAAATCCGCAAGGGCGATCGCATCATGCCGATCGACGACAAGCCCTACGACGCCTACTACTACCCGCATGCGCCGAAGGCGGTGCCAGACAACGCCCGCGTGATCGCCTTCACCGACGCGCTGGACGCCGTTGGGCCGAAGCAGGTGGTCGCGCTGTCGATCGGTGCGAAGGATGGCGTCGAGAACGGCCAGACCTATTCGATGGTGCATCCGGGCGAGACCATCCACGACGACGTCGCCAACAACAGCTGGAATCGCGGCGTGGGCCAGCGCGTGACGCTGCCGGAGGAATTCGTCGGCCACGTGATGGTGTTCCGCACCTTCGATCGCGTCAGCTACGGCCTGGTGATGGACGGCGTGAAGCCGGTCTCCAAGGGCGATCGCCTGACGATGCCCGAATAAAAACATCGGCATTGCCTGACAGAACGGCGCGGCATGTCCGCGCCGTTTTCGTTTGCGCCGCTGCGTAGACTGCGGCCATGAACGAAACCGACGAACTGCGCGCCTGGCTGGTCCTGCTGCGCACGCCGGGCCTGGGGCCGGCGACTCTCCGCGAATGGCTGGTTGCCGATGAGCGCCGTATCGACGCCGTGCTGGCCCACGCGCCGCGCCGGGCCGCGAGCCTCGGCGCGCCTGCGCTGGCCTGGCTGGAATGCCCGGACGAGGCGTTGCTGGCCGCCGACCTGGCTTGGCTGGAGCAGCCGGCGCGGCGGCTGCTGCGGTGTACGGACGCCGATTTCCCGCCGCTGCTGGAAGCGATCCCCGGCCCGCCTGCGGCGCTCTTCGTAGCCGGGGACCCCGGCCTGCTCCTGCTGCCCCAGGTGGCGATCGTGGGCGCCCGGGGCGCCACCGCGGCCGGCCTGGCGCATGCGCGGGCCTTCGCGCGGGAACTGGCCCTGGCCGGCTTCGTGGTCACCAGCGGCATGGCTGACGGGGTGGATGGCGCGGCGCACCTGGGCGCGCTGGACGCGGGGCGCCCGACCGTCGCCGTCATCGGCACCGGCGCGGACCGGGTTTACCCCGGAAAGCATCATGGGCTGGCGCGGCGCATCGCCGAGGCGGGGGCGCTGGTGAGCGAATTTCCGCTCGGCACGCCGGCCGTGGCCGGTCACTTCCCCCGGCGCAACCGCATCCTCTCTGGCCTCGCCCTGGGCACGCTGGTGGTGGAGGCGGATCTCAAGTCCGGGTCCCTGATCACCGCGCGGCTGGCCGGCGAACAGGGGCGGGAGGTTTTCGCCCTGCCCGGCTCCATCCATAATCCGCTCGCCCGTGGCTGCCACCGGCTGATCCGCGACGGCGCCCGCCTGGTGGAAACGGCTGGCGAAGTAGCCGAGGTCCTGGTCCCGCAGGCCCGCGCCCTGGGCGTCGAGCTTGCGGCCCGGCTGCAGGACGGTGCGACGGCGGAGGCGCCTTCGGATGCCGCCGCCGGCTGGAATGGCGATCCGGATTACGCGCGGCTCGTCGCGGCCTTGGGCCACGATCCGGCGTCCCTGGACGACCTGGCCGAACGCACGGGGCAGTCCGCCGCCGCCCTTTCCTCCATGCTGCTGATGCTGGAGCTGGAAGGGATCGTGGGCAGCCTCGCGGGCAATCGTTACCAGCGGCTTGCCTAGCGCGGACCCCGGCCCGCAGGGAGGGGCGCGAGGCCCCGGCCGAAGCCGTCCTGCTGCTCGTTTTCACGAGGCGGAGCTTGACGGCGTCAGCCGGGCATGCCTTTAACTAAATAAAGAAGGCCCGCCCAACGTGGCGGGCCGTTGGCTTCTGGAACCCCCGCTTACATGGCAAAGAACCTGCTCATCGTCGAGTCGCCCGCCAAGGCCAAGACGATCAACAAATACCTCGGCAAGGACTTTCAGGTCCTGGCCTCCTACGGTCACGTGCGTGACCTGAAGCCGAAGGAGGGCGCCGTCGATCCCGAGCATGGTTTTGCCATGGCCTACGAGATCATCGAGC
It contains:
- the dprA gene encoding DNA-processing protein DprA, giving the protein MNETDELRAWLVLLRTPGLGPATLREWLVADERRIDAVLAHAPRRAASLGAPALAWLECPDEALLAADLAWLEQPARRLLRCTDADFPPLLEAIPGPPAALFVAGDPGLLLLPQVAIVGARGATAAGLAHARAFARELALAGFVVTSGMADGVDGAAHLGALDAGRPTVAVIGTGADRVYPGKHHGLARRIAEAGALVSEFPLGTPAVAGHFPRRNRILSGLALGTLVVEADLKSGSLITARLAGEQGREVFALPGSIHNPLARGCHRLIRDGARLVETAGEVAEVLVPQARALGVELAARLQDGATAEAPSDAAAGWNGDPDYARLVAALGHDPASLDDLAERTGQSAAALSSMLLMLELEGIVGSLAGNRYQRLA